The window GTACGTCCCGACCAGGTCGGGGAACCCGGGCAGCGCCATCGCGGTCTGCGCCAGCTGGGCCAGGTCGGCCGGGCTGGCGTGGTGGGCAGCGGAGTCCGACAGGCCGGTGGGGTCCAGGAACTGCGTGTCGTCGAGGCCCAGCTCGCGGGCGCGGGCGTTCATCGCGGCCACGAACGCGTCCTCGCTGCCGGTCACGTGCTCGGCGACGGCGGCCGCGGCGTCGTTGCCGCTGCGCATCATCAGCGCCGTCAGCAGGTCGCGCATGCCGACCTGCTGACCCGCGCGCAGGTTCAACGTGGCAGAGCCCGGGTCCGCATCGGCGGCCGCCGCAGCCGCCGACACCGTCACCGTGTCATCGAGCGTCCCGGCCTCGACGGCGAGCAACGCGGTCATGATCTTGGTGGTCGACGCCATGCGCCGCGGCCTTGACGGAGCCCGTGCCCAGAGCACACGACCGTCCAAGGGATCCCACAGCACCGCACCGGCAGCCGTCACCTCGTCGGCCGGGGCCGTCTGCCCGGTCGCGGGACCGACCGGTACGGCCACGAGCGCCAGGGCAACCAGGAGCACCACCGGCAGGCGCCGGTCCGCCA is drawn from Euzebyales bacterium and contains these coding sequences:
- a CDS encoding serine hydrolase, with amino-acid sequence MADRRLPVVLLVALALVAVPVGPATGQTAPADEVTAAGAVLWDPLDGRVLWARAPSRPRRMASTTKIMTALLAVEAGTLDDTVTVSAAAAAADADPGSATLNLRAGQQVGMRDLLTALMMRSGNDAAAAVAEHVTGSEDAFVAAMNARARELGLDDTQFLDPTGLSDSAAHHASPADLAQLAQTAMALPGFPDLVGTYRADVPGFGTLTSRNLLLAHYRGANGVKTGYTALAGFCLVGSATRDGRTYYTAVLDSDDTFADTTVLLDHAFEDFTVMGADDVAAGVYRTAAGAVPLRIVDATPHTVPVAGTVRVRSFLLPTPPSRIAEGTRLGRAELVVDGKVVDTATIESADPLDSPPTMAPAGAAGAAVEDAVRAFVRATPRRTTVRTGG